One Pseudomonas sp. FP1742 genomic window carries:
- a CDS encoding sigma-54 dependent transcriptional regulator yields MLGCQQALTLEDIPCIGVGSAEEALERVGDNFAGIVISDIRLPGIDGLELLTRLKARDRSLPVVLITGHGDISMAVGAMQKGAYDFMEKPFSPERLVDVARRALEQRSLAREVTSLRRQLFERDSLEGRIIGRSPAMQNLRELIANVADTSANVLIEGETGTGKELVARCLHDFSRRHSKQFVALNCGGLPENLFESEIFGHEANAFTGAGKRRIGKIEHADGGTLFLDEVESMPLPLQIKLLRVLQERTLERLGSNQSVAVDCRVIAATKSDLDESSKAGEFRSDLYYRLNVVTLELPPLRERREDILQLFEHFLQQSSLRFDRAVPELDNQTLSTLMSHDWPGNVRELRNVAERFALGLPAFKKTGASGSNQGLAFAEAVEAFERNLLSDALQRSGGNLTQASQELGMAKTTLFDKVKKYGLSH; encoded by the coding sequence CTGCTCGGTTGCCAACAGGCGCTGACCCTGGAAGACATTCCCTGCATCGGCGTCGGCAGCGCCGAAGAAGCACTGGAACGGGTGGGCGATAACTTCGCCGGCATCGTCATCAGCGACATCCGCCTGCCGGGCATCGATGGCCTGGAACTGCTGACCCGGCTCAAGGCCCGTGATCGCAGCCTGCCGGTAGTGTTGATTACCGGCCATGGCGATATCTCGATGGCCGTCGGCGCAATGCAGAAAGGCGCCTACGACTTCATGGAGAAACCCTTCTCCCCCGAACGTCTGGTGGACGTCGCCCGCCGCGCGCTGGAGCAACGCAGCCTGGCGCGGGAAGTCACCTCGTTACGTCGACAACTGTTCGAGCGTGATTCCCTCGAAGGCCGGATCATCGGTCGCTCGCCGGCCATGCAGAACCTGCGGGAACTGATCGCCAACGTCGCCGATACATCGGCCAACGTGTTGATCGAAGGCGAGACCGGCACCGGCAAGGAACTGGTTGCGCGCTGCCTGCACGACTTCAGCCGCCGGCACAGCAAACAGTTCGTCGCGCTGAACTGCGGCGGCCTGCCGGAGAACCTGTTCGAAAGCGAAATCTTCGGCCACGAGGCCAACGCCTTCACCGGTGCCGGCAAACGACGGATCGGCAAGATCGAACACGCCGATGGCGGCACGCTGTTCCTCGACGAAGTGGAAAGCATGCCGCTGCCGTTGCAGATCAAACTGCTGCGGGTGTTGCAGGAGCGCACCCTCGAACGCCTGGGATCGAACCAGAGCGTGGCGGTGGATTGTCGGGTGATCGCCGCCACCAAGTCCGATCTGGACGAGTCGAGCAAGGCCGGCGAGTTTCGCAGCGACCTGTATTACCGCCTGAACGTAGTGACCCTGGAACTGCCACCGCTGCGCGAACGCCGCGAAGACATCCTGCAATTGTTCGAGCACTTTTTGCAGCAGTCATCCCTGCGCTTCGACCGCGCCGTGCCGGAACTGGACAACCAGACTCTGTCGACCCTGATGAGCCACGACTGGCCAGGCAACGTGCGCGAACTGCGCAACGTCGCCGAACGCTTCGCCCTCGGCCTGCCGGCCTTCAAGAAAACCGGCGCCAGCGGCAGCAACCAGGGCCTGGCCTTCGCCGAAGCGGTGGAGGCCTTCGAACGCAACCTGCTCAGCGACGCCTTGCAGCGCAGCGGCGGCAACCTGACCCAGGCCAGCCAGGAACTGGGAATGGCCAA